A window of Cryptomeria japonica chromosome 3, Sugi_1.0, whole genome shotgun sequence contains these coding sequences:
- the LOC131874297 gene encoding uncharacterized protein LOC131874297: protein MAYLERKEQEDFQGDIIVTGHAGGKDQNYNRRSNEWKENNSKGNSGESGIGTIIQDEQGNILHGLFGAIGVATNNEAKICALEAGLHLCVRQGISRIIIEEHLKKIESYEIGYVYREGNQVADYFANLGVGEYDDPVYFCQTSTAEDIKGQCLKDCQTYPRQGIE, encoded by the exons ATGGcatatctggaaagaaaggaacaagagGATTTTCAAGGAGACATCATTGTCACAGGGCATGCTGGTGGAAAAGATCAAAACTACAATAGAAGAAGTAATGAATGGAAAGAAAATAATAG TAAGGGGAATTCAGGGGAATCAGGTATTGGAACCATAATCCAGGATGAACAGGGCAATATCCTTCATGGGCTGTTTGGTGCCATTGGAGTTGccacaaacaatgaagcaaagatTTGTGCACTAGAGGCAGGACTACATCTCTGTGTTAGGCAAGGAATTTCTAGAATCATAATTGAGG AGCATCTAAAGAAAATTGAGAGCTATGAGATTGGGTATGTCTATAGAGAAGGGAATCAGGTGGCTGATTACTTTGCGAACCTCGGTGTTGGAGAATATGATGACCCTGTTTACTTTTGCCAGACATCTACTGCGGAGGACATCAAAGGACAATGCCTGAAGGACTGCCAAACATATCCTCGACAGGGGATCGAGTAG